DNA from Deinococcus deserti VCD115:
GCGTACGCTGCGCCGTAGCCCCGCGCCTGCACCCAGTAAGAGAACCACACCAGCCCTGCGGCTCCCGCCAGCATGAAGCCGAGCCACGGCACGACTTCTGCAAAGTCCACCCCTGCAGGAAGCTGCGGCGCCAGGCCACCAGCGAGTGCTCCAAGGTCCGGTGTCACACTGATGGCCGTGACGAGCACCGCCAGAGTGATGAGCACGGCGAGCCAGGTGATCACCCGCTCTACGAGCTTGTACTGCCCCAACACAATGACGGTTCCTGCCAGAAGAACGATCCCGATGGACCAGGCCGCCGCACCACCAGACGTAAACAGCGCGCCCGCCGTGCCTGCGGTTCCCGCGAGCCCTGCGACAGTCGCAACGGCCACGACGATCTGCGGCACCAGGATGAACCACAGCGCCCAATGTCTGGGGCCCGGCAGGTTCGCGAAGCCCCGTAGAACATTGCCACCTGTGCACACGGCATATCGCCCCACCTCGCGGTTGATAAACCACTTGAAGGCGACGGCAATCAGCAGCGCCCACAACAGGGTGTACCCGTACTGGGCTGCGATGCGTGGGGTAAACAACAGTTCTCCGGATCCAGCTGCAGACATCATCCACAAAAAGCTCGGGCCAAGCCATTTCAGGCGTTCGCGGCCCTGGGGCGCTTCCGGCACGCGGGAGTGCTCGCTGTCAGGCTGACCGTGAGCGCGGTCATTCATGACGCGACCTTTCGTGACCGGAACAGATAAAGCGGTACTTTACCCGGGCTGGTCTGCCCGCAGGGCGCTCATGCCCTGGCAATGAAGGCCGAATAAACCTGAAGGTGAGGTTGCACGGCCATGGCTCAAACCGCCAATCGTCCTGACGTAAGACATCCAGGACATGATCACCGTCTTTCGGCAAAAAGATTCTCAGCAGGGCAGGCATTCTTGCCAGGACTCCCTGCGCCACTGAAGCTGTCCGCCTGTTCGGTCCAAATTCTGGAGGCCAGGAAATATCCAGAGCACGAGTGGGGCTGATCATAGTCGCCTCTATTGCCGGAAAAGGACAGGGTGATTGGACAGTGTGACAGCTTGGCGCACGACACAGGAGCGATCAGTCAAGCCTGAAAGCTCCTGATCTGCGCCAGGTATAGCGGAAATACAGCACCCAGGCTTTTATTCCTTCTCTACTCCTGTCCCACCTGATTTATGGTTTATCTAAAGTTCGGTTGAAGTGCTATCTACCTTCCATGCAACGCTGATGCCTACGGTAGGCGCAGGGGATCACGGGAACCCAATATTTCCGGTTTACGTGAGGTCAGGCGCTCCAGTGCATTGATCAACCCTGGTCGAGCTATCGGCCTCCATCCTGCACAACCTGGGCGAGTAGGATCAAAGAACTCTGCTGTACTCTTCCGAGGTTTCAGCCGCCATCCGGACCGTACTCGACCTGAAATCATCGGCGACCTGATCACACTGCACGCCCCCGGGCCGGTGCCCGCTACGCCAGAAGGAGAGCGCATGACAGATCCCACGATCGGCTTTCACGCCTCGCACGAGCAGTTCACGCCAGCCGAACTGCTGCGGCTGGTCCGCTTCGCTGAGCAGGCCGGTTTTGGGGCAGGGATGTGTTCCGACCACTTTCACCCTTGGACCCCGGCGCAAGGACAGTCTGGATTTGCCTGGGCCTGGATGGGCGCCGCTCTGCAGGCGACATCGTGGAGTTTTGGAGCCGTCAGTGCACCGGGCCAGCGCTACCACCCGGCTATCCTGGCTCAGGCTGCCGCAACTCTGGCGCAGATGTTTCCTGACCGGTTGTGGTGCGCCCTGGGGTCCGGACAGCACCTCAACGAGCACATTACGGGGCAGCGCTGGCCGACCAAGACCGAGCGTAATGAACGGCTGCTGGAATGCGTACAGATTATGCGGGCACTCTGGCGCGGTGAGACCGTGACGCACCGGGGCCACGTGGTTGTTGAGGAGGCGAAGTTATACACCCTTCCCGCTCGCCCACCGCTGATCGTTGGTGCCGCCCTGACACCGGAGACGGCGCGTTGGGTCGGGTCGTGGGCGGACGCCATGATTACGGTATCCGCCCCCCATGACGAACTGCGCCAGATGGTGGAGGCCTTCCGTGCGGGGGGTGGAGACGGCAAGCCGATGTACCTGCAGGTCCATCTTGCCTATGCACCCACCTCTGAAGAGGCCCTGGCGGCTGCGCATCAACAGTGGCGCGCAAACGTGTTTGGCAGCCCGATCCAGTCGGAGGTCAAAACCCCGGAGCAGTACGAAACGCTGGGCAGCCGTGTTCGTCCGGATGACATGCACGGCGTCGTTCGGATTTCGTCGGACGTTGAGCAGCACCTGACCTGGCTCCGGCAGGACCTGGACCTGGGCTTTGACCACCTGTATCTACATGAAACTGGCCCCCATCAGGAACGCTTTATCGAGGTGTTCGGTCAGCAGGTGCTGCCTCGCCTGAGAGGCGGCTTGACAGCGTTCCCAGCACGCCGCTCTGGTCAGAGCTGAGCAGTGACGGTGCAGCCCAAAGCTGGTGCCAGGACGAAGCTCTTCACCCATACCCAGCGATCGGGGATAGAGAAAGCGGGAATTTATTTCACCTCCGCTGGGCGAAAGGCATTCCACAGCATCTCAAGGTGTCCGGTCTGGATGTCGAACTGACTCCCTGGCCGCAGCAGCCAGTTGACCGACAGCGCATTGACCTGAAAACCACTGAAATGTCACGGCCAGGCAAGCAAAACCTTACGGAACAGCGATGGTGACGCGTGACGCGTCGCCACGACGAGCCCCCTCCACGCCAGATTTGTGGCCGCACCGGCACATGTGGCTGTCGGCGCAGCGTACTGCCGGAGCTTGCACGTTCCTGGCAAGGAGGTCTGGGTGATTGGGGAGGGGCCTGCGACGGGAGAACTCACATACTACTCGGCGAACCTTCCAGCATTTACGTCCTTGAAGCGGCTGGAAAAGGTAATCACGCGGCATACGGGTCTGTGAGAAATCAATCGGAAACCCAAAACTTCGCCGGTGCATAAGGGGCTTCTATGCCAGAAATGCAACGCGCAGCACTTCCCCATCCTGGACGACACACTGGCAACGGCACCACTTCTACCGCAACTCCTAAAGGCGGACGATGGCCTCGAGGTACACCCCCTCTATCAAGAAGATTACAGTGGGAGCCCCCGAAATTATGCGCAGGAGAAAACCACGATCTGGTTCGTTTGCTCGCAATCCTCCATTCGCGCATGGCGGTCACTTTCCTCTTTAGTCCTGCCTCTCCTGAGCGAACGACCCCGTTCTGTAGAGGGACTCCTCTACTGTCCAGGCAGTGGGCACGACCAGCTCGCCAGGATCTGTCCCCGCCAGGGCGGCAAACTGGATTCGGTCCTCAGTGATCTGGTAGATGTTCAGCCAGGGCGTAGGGGCGGTAGGCCCGTTAATCTGGTCGACCACTGCCACATCCACAAAGTGCTGTCCATCAAAAAGACGCAGGCCCCCGGCGACGAGTTGATCGACGAACTGCTGCGTGTCCTGGGGGGTCATGAATCCAACTCGAATGAGGTGAGCATCCGCGCAGGACGACGCGTTGGGCAGAAGGGCATGAAAGGCGTCAAGGCCTCCTTGAAAATGGCTTTCAATTGAGCTGAGTCGCGTGATGACTGTAATTGCTTCGACAAGGACGGCCATGGGTCTATGATGCCTGTTGCGCACGGCGACGGCTCACTTCGGGGTCCGAACGGCGTCGCGGGTCAGCTCGTTGGGGGACTGATTCCATGCTCGATCGCCCAGCGGGCAAGTTCGACGCGGTTACGCAGCTCAAGCTTTTCCAACACGTGTCCAACATGCTTGCTGACAGTCCCCATACTGATGCCCAGCACCTGCGCCACTCGCTTGTCTGACATTCCAGCCGCCACAAGCGCCACGACATCCCTCTCTCTGGACGTCAGGCCTCCCTGCGCCGGGGGAGTTGCTGGCGAATTCCTCTCCAGCGGGAGGTTTAACCAGCGGTCAATCTCCGTACGAAGCTCGGGCAAGGGGAGCTGAGACCCGGCCTGCCACTCCCGCTCGAAGACTCCTTCGCCGAGTGCGGCGCGCAGAAGTTGCTCCTCTGCAACGAACCTCGCTTTGTTCTCCGGCGATGGGGGAAACTGCGTTGTTGCCAGCACAGCGTCCCGCGCGCCCGTCAG
Protein-coding regions in this window:
- a CDS encoding Nramp family divalent metal transporter, yielding MNDRAHGQPDSEHSRVPEAPQGRERLKWLGPSFLWMMSAAGSGELLFTPRIAAQYGYTLLWALLIAVAFKWFINREVGRYAVCTGGNVLRGFANLPGPRHWALWFILVPQIVVAVATVAGLAGTAGTAGALFTSGGAAAWSIGIVLLAGTVIVLGQYKLVERVITWLAVLITLAVLVTAISVTPDLGALAGGLAPQLPAGVDFAEVVPWLGFMLAGAAGLVWFSYWVQARGYGAAYAAEEVDPHSLSDTERSRLRGWLAFLTLSNTLAVVGALIIAVAFLILGTELLRPEGLVPDESEVARTLGRLLGDVWGPAGFWFMVTAVVVTFSSTILSAQDGFARMFSGGVRTLLTGFGVRASEVNRTWMRRGVVVGLLVALPIGAYLLFGEPVALLQLAGAIEAAHIPVVALLTLLLNRRALPQELQPSGLALAATALAAVFFAAFAAYYMYQVATAG
- a CDS encoding TIGR03885 family FMN-dependent LLM class oxidoreductase yields the protein MTDPTIGFHASHEQFTPAELLRLVRFAEQAGFGAGMCSDHFHPWTPAQGQSGFAWAWMGAALQATSWSFGAVSAPGQRYHPAILAQAAATLAQMFPDRLWCALGSGQHLNEHITGQRWPTKTERNERLLECVQIMRALWRGETVTHRGHVVVEEAKLYTLPARPPLIVGAALTPETARWVGSWADAMITVSAPHDELRQMVEAFRAGGGDGKPMYLQVHLAYAPTSEEALAAAHQQWRANVFGSPIQSEVKTPEQYETLGSRVRPDDMHGVVRISSDVEQHLTWLRQDLDLGFDHLYLHETGPHQERFIEVFGQQVLPRLRGGLTAFPARRSGQS